Proteins from a single region of Streptomyces sp. HUAS 15-9:
- the istA gene encoding IS21 family transposase, which produces MAPLIDAMLRSEVLLKASVIHERLASEYGVTINYQRVKIYLQEARPRIAEELGISPGELAGLHRRFEVIPGAQAQVDWGDEGQVLAHVGIPKVYSFHMTLSYSRDPFCCFTTSQDLASFFDCHRQAFAHFGGVPMTIVYDRTKTVVRRHVAPGEAVPLHPEAVAFAGHYDFDIDVLAAYRPQGKGRVERQVLIVRDHVLAGRAFSSIEEMNAAFSAWVPLRRAKVHGTHGEIIGHRAVRDHVALRPLPPTPYVVAQRHLRHVGKDCLVAFDANLYSVPARKVRPRQLIEIRATKSQVTLHSTVPGADGETLLAAHPRAVGRGARIVDERHWDGLPTGAGRRVTTGDVVPPPRRNQPLGPEAGPLQALLNRAAAASVEVGRRPLSVYDELTGTRPFTTNRATKEPS; this is translated from the coding sequence GTGGCCCCGCTCATCGACGCGATGCTCAGGTCGGAGGTCCTGCTGAAGGCATCGGTGATCCACGAGCGCCTGGCGTCGGAGTACGGGGTCACCATCAACTACCAGCGGGTCAAGATCTACCTTCAGGAGGCCCGGCCCCGGATCGCCGAGGAGCTCGGTATCAGCCCGGGCGAACTGGCCGGCCTGCACCGGCGTTTCGAGGTGATCCCGGGCGCCCAGGCCCAAGTGGACTGGGGGGATGAGGGCCAGGTCCTCGCCCATGTCGGGATCCCGAAGGTCTACTCGTTCCACATGACGCTGTCGTACTCGCGTGATCCGTTCTGCTGCTTCACCACCAGCCAGGACCTGGCGAGCTTCTTCGACTGCCACCGCCAGGCGTTCGCGCACTTCGGCGGGGTGCCGATGACGATCGTCTACGACCGCACCAAGACCGTCGTGCGCCGGCACGTCGCGCCGGGCGAGGCGGTCCCGCTGCACCCGGAAGCCGTCGCGTTCGCCGGGCACTACGACTTCGACATCGACGTCCTGGCCGCCTACCGACCCCAAGGCAAGGGCCGGGTCGAGCGGCAAGTCTTGATCGTCCGCGACCATGTGCTGGCCGGACGGGCTTTCTCCTCGATCGAGGAAATGAACGCCGCGTTCTCGGCCTGGGTGCCGCTGCGGAGGGCGAAGGTGCACGGCACCCACGGCGAGATCATCGGACACCGGGCAGTGCGGGATCACGTGGCCCTGCGGCCGCTGCCGCCGACTCCCTATGTGGTGGCCCAGCGGCATCTGCGGCACGTCGGGAAGGACTGCCTGGTCGCCTTCGACGCGAACCTCTACTCGGTCCCCGCCCGCAAGGTCCGCCCACGCCAGCTGATCGAGATCCGGGCGACCAAGTCGCAGGTCACCCTGCACTCCACCGTCCCCGGCGCCGACGGGGAAACTCTGCTGGCCGCCCATCCAAGGGCAGTCGGCCGCGGCGCCCGGATCGTGGATGAGAGGCACTGGGACGGCCTGCCCACCGGCGCCGGGCGTCGTGTCACCACCGGCGATGTCGTGCCCCCGCCCCGCCGTAACCAGCCTCTGGGACCCGAGGCCGGGCCGCTGCAAGCCCTGCTGAACCGGGCCGCCGCCGCAAGCGTCGAGGTCGGCCGTCGCCCGCTGTCCGTCTACGACGAACTCACCGGCACCCGCCCGTTCACCACCAACCGAGCGACAAAGGAACCCTCTTGA